The genomic stretch TCTTATAGAACCTATTCAAGCGAGAAAGTAGCGTCTAAATTGTAACGATCTAGTTATTCCAAAATATTgcattcttgaaatttttatagCTTTGATTCAATTTTTGCAGAAATCGTATGGTTTCTTGAATTTTTTATAGCAGTGGAAGATTTGAATTTAAGAACACTATCAATCGGAGAAATAGAAGTTGGGCGGTATTTTGGTTTTGTGAGTTTCATGTGCGTATGTTTCATGAGTTATGCGTGGTTGAGCAACTGTCCATTATCCTTAGATTGGGTTTTGTAGAGAAAATTTAGGGAAAAGTGAGTTTAAAATATGTAACTTCTTTTGTTTTAATTTACAACAATTTTCTCTTTTTAAAGTGAAAGAGTACGTATATTTTAAAATTAGTTGATGTGTTATAATTAAAGAAATATGAAATTTGAAGTAAATAAAGCTGAAATTTTGAATTAAATAAAGCTCTTTAAAAAAAGTTCGCTCTTCATGGTTCAAAGTTAAAGAGTAAAAAATGTATTTTTAAAATGTgcaccttttaatttttaattttttaataatagtgtaaatcagatttatttattaaaagttaaagattaaaaaatatatatttaaaatcagttaatttttttaaaaataaaagaattttttattttttttaaaagaaaacaaagaaaccTGAAATTTGTGAAGGAGTTTTTagtttttccaaaatattttataGTTCCTATTTTTTTTGGAGGATTGTCCTAAAGTGTCAAGTGGTATATTGTGATGATGCCACTTGGCATAATGATAAtgccttttcttctccttttagTTATAGATTATAGATAGAAGATTGTAAGAAAGAAATTGAAATGCAAAGTATACACACTAGAAAAAGCGGTTAGTATATAAGAGCGAGATACGGAAAACGGTTGGCGGACAAATGGCGCCAAAACAGAGAAGAAAAAAGCaagtcttttccattattttccacCCGTCAAAAACAAATACAAGCAGtttctctctttctttcactttctctttttctctgcaaatttcgatttcgatttttcTCCTACGGATGTGCAATGCCTGTGGTACTCTCTATTATTCACAAAGGTACAACTATGATAATTCAATGTCCAATTTTGTCCATTTTCCTTTTTACAGTGATGCCAATTCGTTATGTTTCCATTTTCCGCTGTAATTTTATTTTCATGGATCTCAAACCGCTTACGCTGCAGAATTAAATTATATTTGGAAagtctcattttttttttataaaattccATTTTGATACAGTTTAATTTTTGCAAGGTCTATAGTTTATCATTGGCAAGACAACCTCATGCATGCATTATACTATATACTTTCGAATCAGTTGATTGATTGTTTAGTTATGAATATCAAACATGGTAATTGATATTTACTTGCCAGATCCCGTTAGACGTCAGGTCGGATTTGCATTTGGTgtgaaaatattttcccttaagAAATCATTCTCTGGAGAAAAAAAAAATCCCAATGTTGTTTGGGTATAAAGAGTAGGTGACATGATAATTGTACAAGTTTGAGATAGGTAAAGAATTCCTCGCACCCAGTGTTTACGCTAGACTATACTAATTTACTATGGTTAAGTTATAAAGTCAGGTGAGAATGTGTATTAATTAACTTAGTATGATTTAATAATAAGAGTGGTATGTCAAAACATGTCATGTATTCATTGGATTGGTGTAAACACCGGGTGCAGACAAGTTCTTACCAGATAAGATAAATAGTACGGTAATGTTTTCATGATATTTTTGGGTATTAAAAGTTGATAATAATGTTTTAAGTGTTGGTTGAAGTGAGACTGAATAGGAGTTGGGTATTTGTACTGTCTATAGGTGAGGGAAGTTATTTTCTCCATTTTGATAGATAATATTTTCACTAGAAAAGACATTTTCTATATTTTAAGGTAGACAAACACTATATTTTCCTTGATGAAACCATTTTCTATCACCCCAAACACATAAGTGGAAAATGACTTCAATCTAAAGACGACTCTCCAAAATTAAAACTGTTAACTTTGTTGGTTTCAATGATACTTGTTGTTGTATTGCCATTGCTAGCTATCCCTAATCACCCTTTGGCTAATTTGGTTTCATCGTATATATCAGGTGTACAATGTTGGAAAACTCTTAACTCAATTAGGATGTAGTACCTGCAGCTGATCATTGACAGAGAGTATACAACACATGGGAAAGGGTTTGCGCCTTCGAGATTCTAGTTTTACGCAAGAAAGTAATCCTCCGGGATGCTTGTTTGGGATACTTCATCATTTGAATCACCATCACCATCAGTGGCATCTAGTCCGGAAACGCCTCCCGCACATAAGGCAAGGTGGTGGAAAGCATCTTCCTGGTGAGAACAAACATTAGTTGTTTATCTATATCAATTTTCATATTATAGCATTTTACAAAATGAAGGGGTTTGTGTACAAGAATTAAAGGCTTAATGTTATAGGAGTAACTATACTCCTCAATTGTTGTTATTAAGCCTATTGATTGTGATCGATAATTAGAGTAGAAGGCTAGTAAGTAGTCGAGCGTTTTACTTTTTCTTTCCCGTGCCGGCAGTTTTAGTGTTAGTATGGTATCTTTTTATTCTTAGATTGCTATCAGTACCTACTGTTTGATTGCTATCATTcgctttggttttcttaatatcttgttattgttattgCTTGTTGCCACTGCTTCTTTTCATCTTAGCCGAGGGTCTAACGGAAATAACCTCTTTGTCCTCTCATGGTAGGAGTAAGATCTGTGTATACCCTACTCTCTTcggaccccacttgtgggaatccactgggtttgttgttgttgttgtaagcctATTGATTGTGAAGTAGTTTGTCCATATTCTCCTAACCCTTTTAGTTATTGGATCTAACAAGATTTGACACTTTGAACAAGTTAGTGATAACATAGTGTTTATAACTAACTAATTCCTTGTTTCCAGCGGCAGGAGATCTTGGAAGTAATGCAACTGCCACTGATTCTGCTAAAATTCCAAAAAACTCAGATGTCAAAGCGGATGATTCCCGTGTAAGTTTCTGCATCATATAACTGAACCTGCTTCAAAGTTTGGTATATTTCTGCTTTTGTTTTGTGTGCTGCTTCTTCTGATACATGTGCAAATAGAAATACCTGTGTAAACATTTGCACATAACTGTATATGTTAACAAACTTTACTATTTTCAGATTGTAGTGAAAACAGCAGGGACACAGCCCAAAAGTTCGATAAAATCTCGTTTAAAAGCTTTGATGACAAAAGAGCTACTATCTAGAAAAAGGGTCAGACATCGCCGAAGTTTGTCCTACCCTGCAAGGACACCGCTGGAACAAACTGCTTCTATTGATTATCTAGACCCTGCAAATGTAGATCCTTCTCAAAAAATTCCTTTAAACGATGAGACTTTGCAGCATCGTGAGAACGAGTATTCTTCCGTTGCCAGTTTGTTAGATCCACCCTTGCTCGAGAAAAGAAAGGATGCTGTTACCACCAACGGCAGATGTGAGTTGTGTGCTGCTATGCTCGATACGAATCACTTAAAGCAATGTGACACTAACAAGAATGGGAAGCAACAAATTACAGACTTCAGTCTTCGTCGTACACAATCACTTTATTTTAGAGAGCGGACTAAAAAGGCCTCAATTGAAGAGTCAAAGCTATTTTTGGATGCTCTTGATTTACTAAACATGAGAGAGGAGGTATTCCTAAAAATATTAAAGGACCCAAATTCTTCGTTAGCGCATCAGTTACATGGTACACAGGCATCCAAAGGCTTAACCAAGTCCGTGTCATTTCCTTCACGTCTCTCACTGGGAAAAATTGCGAGATCAAGCAATCATAAGAGCTCAGTAACATCGACAAATTTGGATAGCGAGGATGAAGTTGCAAAAGGTGTGCCGATAAGACTAGATTCATCTGATAACATCCCTTTAAGTTCACCTGTTGCCAAACAGAATCGGCATCAAAGTAAACTTGTCCTTGAGCGTTTCAAGAACTTGAGGAAGAAAATAAGACATATGCTTAAGGAGAGCAGTAAGGAGAAGCGTCGAATTGTCATGGATGCTGTCCTTCATAAGGTTCCACATGATCGTAGTTCATCCAACGACGTTAAACAGGGAACCAATTTACTTGAGAAGCCAACTGCAGATGGAAATGACACTGGTCACTACTCTTCTCCATTTAGCAAGAGCCAAATGAAATGCTTTTCAAGAACGTCATCGCTCAATGAGTCAGTAGACAGATATAATAGATTACTTGAATCCTGCTTCAGTAGAGAAGAAAAACAGCACAGCTCTGAAATGTCAAGTTTGAGAGCGTCAAGATCACCTTCACCGGCTAGAAGTAGACCCATTGTCCTGGACAGGATTCTGTCTTTACCTGATCTAAGAAACTACCCTTCTTTCCGAATTGAGGACACTCCCGAAGCCAGTTATTCAGAAACACAAGATACAGCGGCATCGGCTGAATCGAGCAACAACTTAAAACTGAAGTCCCTGGATTTTATTCCTTTAGGTTCAGAAAAGCAAACTAAACAAGATTTTAGTTCAGACTCCAAGATTCCCGAAGAGTTCGTTGATGTCAATGAGACTTCCAATGACTTAGAGGAGAATTTTTTTTCAGTTGAATGCAATACGGAGGACACTTCATCTCCTAATTCCAAACTAGATAAACCAATTCCTATTCCTTTGCCTGATATGAAATTTCAGGAAGCTAATACTGTCCCAGAAGAGCTCTCCGCAACTGAAGGTATTATTTGAGGCAATCTTACATTTTACTTTCTTCCCCCATTTCCATTTATCTTTCTTGACAGTAAGATATACACTACTCAAATGCTTCCCACAATGAGTCCTCATTTTCGCAATTTTTTTCTAATACCTGTTTACTTTTGATGTATTGCTTCTCTCAAAGAAACTTTACATACTTATAATTTGGTGTTAGTGGATATAATTCATTTCTCTCTCTGTTAAacacagaggcggatccaggatttgaagtttatgggttcctaCAGCGACCTTAAGTAAATATACAATAAGTAACTTTTAATATATGTACAGGGTATGTGCCTGGGTTCACAGGAACCCACACCTACTAAGCTGGATCCGTCCCTGGACTTAAACATGTGCTGTCCACATGAAAGCCAAACATTTATTAGTATGGTGTTTCCGTAAGTTGTGGAATGGATATTCAATTGAGCAACAAACTATGCATTATACTTACCCTGGTTAATGAAACATCTCAGTTTCAAACCTATGACTTGAAGCAATCTTTAAGCTACTTTTGCCATTTTTGCCATTTGTTTTTTGCAAAAGGGATTCAATTGAACCCCTTCAAACATGTAGCTTGTCCCTGATCTTATTCTCTGCAAGCATATTGGAACGAAAACCAAACTTTTAAAACATCTGCTGCACTGTTTTCATTAGCTAACTAAGAGAATGAACTTTACTTGGATTCCGCAGATATATCGGAAAATGCATTAGACACCGATGAAGAAGGACTATCGGCCAATGAACAGAAGAAAAGTCTTTTGCAAGTTCAAGTGGATGAAAGAAATAAAGCTGAATTCAATTATGTAAAAGATGTGTTGGAATTATCTGGTTTTAGTGGAAATATATTTATGATGAACCCTTCAGTATTTGAGGAAATGGATGGATGTTTGCTTTCTCAACCCGAGAGCTCAGGATATGCTGAATATGGAAGCTGTGATCAACTTCTTCTGTTTGATTTAATCAATGAGGTCTTATTACAACTTTATGAGAGATCATCTTTATACTGGCCAATGTCTTTAACGACTCGTTCTTTTATCCATCCAACGCCTGTGGCATACCATCTGCTTGAGGAAGTATGGACAGGTATAAGCTGGTGTCTTAGCTTCAAGCTGGAGAATGATCTATCACTTGACGATGCTATGAGCCATGATCTTGCAAAACACGACAATTGGGTGAACCTGCAGTTTGATGCCGAGTGTGTTGGATTGGAGCTCGAGGATCTCATATTTGATGATCTTTTAGATGAGATAATATTCATCGACATTTATTAAGGCCAGATAACATACCTTTCAGTACGTGCAATATTAGTTCGGGGGTAGGTGTTTTAACATTTCCTCTTCATAGAAACACTCCCAAGGTCCACTTCTACAAACACccggatctgcacaaaaatgtgcagactGTAGTATGAGTACGGGACAACATGTACTcggtaagtatcaagactaacctcggtgaagtagtgacgaggttcaagTAATATGATACTCACTAGTCAAAGAACCTAATAATAGGAAAAAAGAATGCTGAGTGAATATGGCTTTAACAAAATTCTTTCAGACTGTACAGATATGGTAAATTAAGCTTGAGGGAGTATATTAGAAGTTTCAATTGAGATTTGTAGTATTAGCAAGAATTGTAACTAGGACAAGCTTCCCTTGGCAAAATCAGCAATTAAGCTTTGTTCCCTTGGAAGCACCTATAGATGTAAGTTAGCTTTGTCTTACTGACATTCAGTTACTTGTTCCAGTGAAGATCTGTATATGCATGGTTGTGTTATGTACTTATTGATTATGATTGTGTAAGGATGTTCATCTGAATTCTCATTGGTAAGTGAATATTTAAGTGAATGAAGTATTTTTAGTGTATGATTCACCATAAGTTTTTATTCAAAGGACCATCTAAAGGTAAACGCCATGTAAATTGAAAAGAATGAAAAATTATCTATAGATATCTATGAAGATTAAGTTCCATGTTATATTGGATCATGCGCTTCCCTTTTTTCATCATTGGACATGCACTTTATTATGGTTAAAATGgagcttttttctttctttcttttttataaaataatttttattatgGCTCAAGTGATGAGGGAAAGAAATAAAACATAACTTTGAGCCCAAGTATCTTAGATCGCAAAAAGTACCTTTTGGTTAGGGATGGCAATTGGGGCGGGGCAGGGCAAGGTGGGGAGGGAAACCTTTGACCCACTAAGATTTTGACCCGCTCTGCCCTGCCCCGTATAGCCTTGTTCCAAAATTTTGCCCTGTCATGTCCCGCCCCGCCCTGCCCCGTTTAGAttcattttcactttttttttcttcattttccagtAAATACTTTATCTTACCCATATATTTATATAAATATCATATTTTACATCCACATTTTttgtatttcgtattctgtatttcatatctcttatattgctgttattttattatgcatttttatggtactaatatatcggctcctgttgcttttttttagccgagggtctcctggaaacagcctctctaaccttcggggtaggggtaaggtctgcgtacatattaccctccccagaccccacttgtgggattatactgggtcgttgttgttgttgttgttgttgtttgctaAAGAAAAACAAAGATCTCACGTGCTATTTGGTTTTAAACCATCATCTTCGAAGATTAATTATGAGAAAATACATAATTCTTAATAGGTATTGAAGTATTGCAATTACATGTGTATTCATATATAGATGTTTGTCTTTATAAATATTGACAATTAAGAAGGGACTTTTATCACGAATTATAAATTGCGAACAATTAAAGTTGGCATAGTAAATGTTACGGTTGAAAATCATACAACTCATGGCTTCTCTCACTCTCATGATAACGCATAGTATTTTGGATTGTCTATTTCTTTAATTGTAGCTTCCATGTCACATTCATCAATATGTAGAAAATTCTACTACCCTTTAAAGGTATTATCCCAAATTTGTGTATATGACATCCTCTAGCTATACTTCAATATCAATTTAGGAAAGAAAAGAAGACATGGATAATAAAATAAGCAAGAACGAAATGGGGACTCAGACTACctaggggcatttgcatctatacctgcTTTTTGTGTCAGATTTTAatttgtgtccgctttgcaaaaaaaattgcaaacgtaccCGCTTTTTCACATAACTTCAGCACATGGGGCTGAAGtaacaaaggcaatcacgcaaaacttcagcattctaatagccgggcctgaagttcagctctagaactgaagtttttgtgttgtaattttTGTGTTGTAATTGGCTACTTTTAACTCCCTCTTTGTAATGCACATA from Nicotiana sylvestris chromosome 12, ASM39365v2, whole genome shotgun sequence encodes the following:
- the LOC104249554 gene encoding protein TRM32-like isoform X1 — protein: MGKGLRLRDSSFTQESNPPGCLFGILHHLNHHHHQWHLVRKRLPHIRQGGGKHLPAAGDLGSNATATDSAKIPKNSDVKADDSRIVVKTAGTQPKSSIKSRLKALMTKELLSRKRVRHRRSLSYPARTPLEQTASIDYLDPANVDPSQKIPLNDETLQHRENEYSSVASLLDPPLLEKRKDAVTTNGRCELCAAMLDTNHLKQCDTNKNGKQQITDFSLRRTQSLYFRERTKKASIEESKLFLDALDLLNMREEVFLKILKDPNSSLAHQLHGTQASKGLTKSVSFPSRLSLGKIARSSNHKSSVTSTNLDSEDEVAKGVPIRLDSSDNIPLSSPVAKQNRHQSKLVLERFKNLRKKIRHMLKESSKEKRRIVMDAVLHKVPHDRSSSNDVKQGTNLLEKPTADGNDTGHYSSPFSKSQMKCFSRTSSLNESVDRYNRLLESCFSREEKQHSSEMSSLRASRSPSPARSRPIVLDRILSLPDLRNYPSFRIEDTPEASYSETQDTAASAESSNNLKLKSLDFIPLGSEKQTKQDFSSDSKIPEEFVDVNETSNDLEENFFSVECNTEDTSSPNSKLDKPIPIPLPDMKFQEANTVPEELSATEDISENALDTDEEGLSANEQKKSLLQVQVDERNKAEFNYVKDVLELSGFSGNIFMMNPSVFEEMDGCLLSQPESSGYAEYGSCDQLLLFDLINEVLLQLYERSSLYWPMSLTTRSFIHPTPVAYHLLEEVWTGISWCLSFKLENDLSLDDAMSHDLAKHDNWVNLQFDAECVGLELEDLIFDDLLDEIIFIDIY
- the LOC104249554 gene encoding protein TRM32-like isoform X2, which gives rise to MGKGLRLRDSSFTQESNPPGCLFGILHHLNHHHHQWHLVRKRLPHIRQGGGKHLPGDLGSNATATDSAKIPKNSDVKADDSRIVVKTAGTQPKSSIKSRLKALMTKELLSRKRVRHRRSLSYPARTPLEQTASIDYLDPANVDPSQKIPLNDETLQHRENEYSSVASLLDPPLLEKRKDAVTTNGRCELCAAMLDTNHLKQCDTNKNGKQQITDFSLRRTQSLYFRERTKKASIEESKLFLDALDLLNMREEVFLKILKDPNSSLAHQLHGTQASKGLTKSVSFPSRLSLGKIARSSNHKSSVTSTNLDSEDEVAKGVPIRLDSSDNIPLSSPVAKQNRHQSKLVLERFKNLRKKIRHMLKESSKEKRRIVMDAVLHKVPHDRSSSNDVKQGTNLLEKPTADGNDTGHYSSPFSKSQMKCFSRTSSLNESVDRYNRLLESCFSREEKQHSSEMSSLRASRSPSPARSRPIVLDRILSLPDLRNYPSFRIEDTPEASYSETQDTAASAESSNNLKLKSLDFIPLGSEKQTKQDFSSDSKIPEEFVDVNETSNDLEENFFSVECNTEDTSSPNSKLDKPIPIPLPDMKFQEANTVPEELSATEDISENALDTDEEGLSANEQKKSLLQVQVDERNKAEFNYVKDVLELSGFSGNIFMMNPSVFEEMDGCLLSQPESSGYAEYGSCDQLLLFDLINEVLLQLYERSSLYWPMSLTTRSFIHPTPVAYHLLEEVWTGISWCLSFKLENDLSLDDAMSHDLAKHDNWVNLQFDAECVGLELEDLIFDDLLDEIIFIDIY
- the LOC104249554 gene encoding protein TRM32-like isoform X3, with protein sequence MQLPLILLKFQKTQMSKRMIPIVVKTAGTQPKSSIKSRLKALMTKELLSRKRVRHRRSLSYPARTPLEQTASIDYLDPANVDPSQKIPLNDETLQHRENEYSSVASLLDPPLLEKRKDAVTTNGRCELCAAMLDTNHLKQCDTNKNGKQQITDFSLRRTQSLYFRERTKKASIEESKLFLDALDLLNMREEVFLKILKDPNSSLAHQLHGTQASKGLTKSVSFPSRLSLGKIARSSNHKSSVTSTNLDSEDEVAKGVPIRLDSSDNIPLSSPVAKQNRHQSKLVLERFKNLRKKIRHMLKESSKEKRRIVMDAVLHKVPHDRSSSNDVKQGTNLLEKPTADGNDTGHYSSPFSKSQMKCFSRTSSLNESVDRYNRLLESCFSREEKQHSSEMSSLRASRSPSPARSRPIVLDRILSLPDLRNYPSFRIEDTPEASYSETQDTAASAESSNNLKLKSLDFIPLGSEKQTKQDFSSDSKIPEEFVDVNETSNDLEENFFSVECNTEDTSSPNSKLDKPIPIPLPDMKFQEANTVPEELSATEDISENALDTDEEGLSANEQKKSLLQVQVDERNKAEFNYVKDVLELSGFSGNIFMMNPSVFEEMDGCLLSQPESSGYAEYGSCDQLLLFDLINEVLLQLYERSSLYWPMSLTTRSFIHPTPVAYHLLEEVWTGISWCLSFKLENDLSLDDAMSHDLAKHDNWVNLQFDAECVGLELEDLIFDDLLDEIIFIDIY